A window of the Vigna angularis cultivar LongXiaoDou No.4 chromosome 3, ASM1680809v1, whole genome shotgun sequence genome harbors these coding sequences:
- the LOC108325860 gene encoding uncharacterized protein LOC108325860 isoform X3: protein MIPKTPSEYLSFALGFLLCATVPFVHAESSTCLTVYKNGGAPAVFQSPKCPRWKLSEYDSPPKTTARCQIAMLQGHRKSQEDRALCVLDVRIPFPSVDGIKEVAVGIVAVFDGHNGAEASEMASKLLLEYFVLHTYFLLDVAFSVISKTSTGAWLHKRDRDHANLLHRWKEILGSEWHGLHFERFQNTFSPNFDDSFHLEILKEALLRAVHDIDAKFSEEASRNNFHSGSTATIVLVADDKILVANIGDSKAILCSKNFQSPKEAKVKELTSDHHPDRDDERNRVETAGGQVQNWGGVPRINGQLAITRAIGDLPFKSYGVISAPEVTDWQPLTANDSYLVVASDGVFEKTSLQDVCDLLWELHSYSNMRSECAHSSYSLADLIVNNALKTGSMDNVAAIVIPLESIKSSVNSRRGSYIGKRDAGFPFGVQESFFKSSGNGILSDLMHLEHPHLVDTKLKRILVEVKDGDFGCFYLAENLDEIEDSKQIAKKVDWDDYLYELPPPPPDSLSQHPTSGGLVDLYNNQNFCFDYGPTINEPEDRCINPEGFASFIGLLESIPLHDTDSSNGSSDYSMPDLRYVLKKSFGRGSFGEVWLAFHWNCYQDTNVEKENRDDTNTTNSTTASDCQNGPSNYTLYILKRIMVERGSAVYLSGLREKYFGEVFLNASTCFEDPLSTGKSNCVLESSHENSFPNKFRPQRTLYEEGLNHIARYVESFESQANEIWLVFSFEGVSLSKLLYSMEDAYGTTEQERLEQAKHAQILRPSKWWHWLKTTEEGQAEMRNLIWQLLLALKSCHDRNITHRDIKPENMVICFEDQETGRCLKEIPTKVNNSSTKMRIIDFGSGLDEYTLNNLYGSTGPSRAEQTYEYTPPEALLNATWYQGPTSSTLKYDMWSVGVVMLELVLGTPDVFQINALTRTLLDQHLEGWNEGVRELAYKLRSFMELCILIPGISRSSSFSKKYDTVNQVGVSPASWKCSEEFFSRQIRNRDPLKIGFSNIWALRLVRRLLHWDPEDRPSIDEALQHPYFQHPRRE, encoded by the exons ATGATTCCGAAGACTCCGTCGGAGTATCTATCGTTCGCGTTAGGGTTTCTGCTTTGTGCCACAGTCCCTTTCGTTCACGCGGAGTCATCCACGTGCTTGACAGTCTACAAGAACGGCGGTGCTCCGGCGGTGTTTCAGTCTCCAAAATGCCCCCGCTGGAAGCTCTCCGAATACGATTCACCTCCCAAAACCACGGCACGTTGCCAGATTGCGATGCTCCAAGGCCACAGAAAGTCTCAAGAGGATCGCGCTCTCTGCGTCCTCGATGTTCGCATTCCCTTCCCCA GTGTGGACGGGATCAAGGAGGTTGCGGTTGGCATTGTGGCCGTTTTTGACGGTCATAACGGTGCAGAAGCTAGTGAGATGGCATCGAAACTTTTGTTGGAGTATTTTGTTCTGCATACTTATTTTCTCCTCGATGTTGCCTTTTCTGTTATTTCAAAGACATCAACAGGAGCATGGCTTCACAAGAGAGACCGTGACCATGCAAACTTACTGCATAGATGGAAGGAGATTCTAGGTTCAGAATGGCATGGACTGCATTTTGAAAG GTTTCAGAATACATTTTCTCCAAATTTTGATGATTCTTTTCACTTGGAAATTTTGAAGGAAGCATTATTGAGGGCAGTCCATGACATTGATGCTAAATTTTCTGAG GAAGCGTCTAGAAATAATTTTCACTCTGGATCAACAGCTACCATTGTTTTGGTAGCGGATGATAAAATTTTGGTTGCCAATATTGGAGACTCTAAGGCCATATTGTGCTCTAAAAATTTTCAGTCTCCCAAAGAGGCTAAAG TAAAGGAATTGACCAGTGATCATCATCCAGATAGAGATGATGAAAGAAATCGGGTGGAAACAGCTGGAGGTCAAGTTCAAAATTGGGGTGGTGTGCCTCGCATAAATGGTCAGCTGGCTATTACACGGGCTATCGGTGACCTACCCTTTAAAAG TTATGGCGTTATATCTGCACCAGAAGTGACTGATTGGCAGCCTCTGACTGCTAATGATAGCTATTTGGTGGTAGCATCGGATGGTGTATTTGAGAAGACAAGCTTGCAGGATGTCTGTGATTTGTTGTGGGAATTGCACAGTTACAGTAACATGAGATCAGAGTGCGCCCATTCTTCCTATTCGTTAGCAGATTTAATTGTTAATAATGCCTTAAAAACGGGCAGTATGGACAATGTGGCAGCCATTGTCATTCCTCTGGAGTCTATCAAATCCTCTGTAAACTCGCGTAGGGGAAGTTATATTGGAAAGAGGGATGCTGGTTTCCCATTTGGTGTGCAAGAATCTTTCTTCAAAAGCTCAG gTAATGGCATCTTGTCTGATCTTATGCACTTGGAGCACCCTCATCTGGTAGATACGAAGTTGAAGCGAATATTG GTTGAAGTGAAAGATGGTGATTTTGGCTGCTTTTATTTAGCTGAAAATCTTGATGAAATAGAGGACTCCAAGCAGATTGCCAAAAAAGTTGACTGGGATGACTATTTGTATGAACTACCTCCACCTCCACCCGATTCCCTTTCTCAGCATCCCA CTTCAGGGGGTCTTGTCGATTTATACAATAACCAAAACTTTTGCTTTGACTATGGTCCAACTATTAATGAACCTGAAGACCGATGCATAAATCCTGAAGGCTTTGCTAGTTTCATTGGTCTTCTTGAATCAATTCCTTTGCATGATACTGATTCTAGTAATGGGTCTTCTGATTATTCAATGCCTGATTTGAG GTATGTGTTGAAGAAGAGTTTTGGACGTGGGTCATTTGGTGAAGTGTGGTTGGCTTTTCATTGGAATTGTTATCAAGATACTAATGTTGAAAAAGAGAACAGGGATGATACAAATACAACCAACAGCACAACGGCTTCTGATTGTCAGAATGGTCCTTCTAATTACACCCTGTACATTTTGAAACGTATAATG GTGGAGAGGGGGTCAGCTGTTTACTTAAGTGGTCTAAGGGAGAAGTACTTCGGAGAAGTTTTTTTAAATGCCTCTACATGCTTTGAAGATCCACTATCGACTGGAAAATCAAACTGTGTCTTGGAATCATCACATGAGAATTCATTTCCGAACAAATTTCGACCACAAAGAACCCTATATGAAGAAGGCTTGAATCATATTGCAAGATATGTGGAATCTTTTGAGTCTCAAGCAAACGAAATTTGGCTTGTATTTAGTTTTGAAGGTGTGTCACTGTCAAAACTTCTATATTCCATGGAAGATGCATATGGTACTACTGAGCAAGAAAGACTTGAGCAAGCTAAACACGCTCAGATACTACGACCCTCAAAGTGGTGGCATTGGTTGAAAACAACAGAAGAAGGGCAGGCAGAAATGCGTAACCTTATCTGGCAGCTG TTATTAGCTCTCAAGTCCTGTCATGATCGCAACATCACACACAGAGATATTAAACCTG AGAATATGGTGATATGCTTTGAAGATCAGGAAACAGGGAGATGCTTGAAAGAGATTCCCACTAAAGTTAATAATTCTTCCACCAAAAT GCGTATTATTGACTTTGGAAGTGGACTTGATGaatacacattaaataatttgtatggTTCTACTGGGCCTTCGAG AGCTGAGCAAACCTATGAGTATACGCCTCCTGAAGCTTTACTAAATGCTACATGGTATCAAGGGCCAACAAGCTCGACTTTGAA ATATGACATGTGGAGCGTTGGTGTTGTGATGTTAGAGTTGGTCTTAGGGACACCAGATGTTTTTCAGATAAATGCTTTAACACGGACTCTATTAGATCAACATCTAGAAGGCTGGAATGAGGGCGTGAGGGAGCTGGCATATaa